From a region of the Panicum virgatum strain AP13 chromosome 2K, P.virgatum_v5, whole genome shotgun sequence genome:
- the LOC120687836 gene encoding thioredoxin-like protein CDSP32, chloroplastic, with translation MAASTTATFLSTLARATASLSSSTMPSGGGAKAVRFLPTQTTSRGRRAVLSAPRAAASGTEKAAASDKGGKSKDERVVKVHSIEEFDGALQAAKNRLVVVEFAASDSEGSSQMYPTMVQLSRTCGDVDFLLVMGDESEATRELCRREGVAQVPHFNFYKGAEKVHEEEATIGPERLAGDVLYYGDSHSAVVQLHSREDVEALIDEHRGEEGKLVVLDVGLKHCGPCVKVYPTVVKLSRSMAETTVFARMNGDENDSCIQFLRDMDVVEVPTFVFIRDGKIVGRYVGSGKGELVGEILRYNGVRVTY, from the coding sequence AtggccgcctccaccaccgccaccttcCTCTCCACGCTCGCCAGGGCCACCGCCAGCCTGAGCAGCAGCACCATgccgtccggcggcggcgccaaggcCGTCCGGTTCTTGCCCACGCAGACCACCagccgcgggcggcgcgcggtgctgtccgcgccgagggcggcggcctcgggcaccgagaaggcggcggcgtccgACAAGGGCGGCAAGAGCAAGGACGAGCGCGTGGTGAAGGTGCACAGCATCGAGGAGTTCGACGGCGCGCTGCAGGCCGCCAAGAACCGGCTGGTAGTGGTGGAGTTCGCGGCGAGCGACAGCGAGGGCAGCAGCCAGATGTACCCGACCATGGTGCAGCTGAGCCGCACCTGCGGCGACGTGGACTTCCTGCTGGTGATGGGCGACGAGTCGGAGGCCACCAGGGAGCTGTGCCGCCGGGAGGGCGTCGCGCAGGTGCCCCACTTCAACTTCTACAAGGGCGCCGAGAAGGTGCACGAGGAGGAGGCCACCATCGGCCCCgagcggctcgccggcgacgtgctCTACTACGGCGACAGCCACTCGGCGGTGGTGCAGCTGCACTCGCGGGAGGACGTGGAGGCGCTCATCGACGAGCACCGCggcgaggaggggaagctcgTCGTGCTCGACGTCGGCCTCAAGCACTGCGGGCCCTGCGTCAAGGTGTACCCCACCGTCGTCAAGCTGTCGCGCTCCATGGCCGAGACCACGGTGTTCGCGCGCATGAACGGCGACGAGAACGACAGCTGCATCCAATTCCTCAGGGACATGGACGTTGTCGAGGTGCCCACCTTCGTCTTCATCAGGGATGGCAAGATCGTCGGCCGCTACGTCGGCTCCGGCAAGGGTGAACTCGTCGGCGAGATCCTCAGATACAACGGCGTCAGGGTCACCTACTGA